From Archaeoglobus sulfaticallidus PM70-1:
AGCTCCTTCACATCCTGTGGGGAGGTTCCGGAACCTATCGCTATCCTCCTTATCCTCGACGAGTCGATTATTGCGGGATTGGTTATCTCCTCTTCAGTCATCGAGTCCATGATATACTTGAACTTCTGCATTTTCTCCTGCGTTGCTTCCATCATGTCATCGTCAATCTTAAGTCCCAGACCACCCAGAGGCAGCATCTCTATGATCTTGCTTACTGGCCCCATTTTCCGCATGGCTTCAATCTGTTTGTAAACATCCTTGAGTGTAAAGTTACCTTTCAAGAAAGCCTCCGGATCGAGATCTTCCTGCTGAACAACCCTCTCAACCTTTTCGAGTAGAGCCTTGATGTCTCCCATACCGAGGAGTCTTGAAACAAAGCCAGCGGGATCGAATTTCTCGAAATCCTCAACTTTCTCTCCTGTACCAAGAAAAGCAATCGGTATCCCTATCTCTCTTGCTGCAGATAGTGCACCACCACCCTTTGCAGTTCCATCGAACTTTGTTATTACTATGCCGTCTATCCCTATGGCATCATGAAATCTCTTGGCCTGTGTGCTCGCAAGCTGCCCTATTGCTGCATCCAGTACTAAAAGCTTGTAATCTGGGTTTGCAACCCTGCTTATTTCGATCATCTCATTGATTAGCCCCTCCTCCAACGCATGCCTTCCAGCGGTGTCTATTATTATGATGTCGTAATCTTTCATCTTCTCCAGACCATCACGAACTATCTTCACAGCATCTTTTTCGTTCTTATCTCCATAGAATCCGATGTCGTAAGCTTCTGCAAGTTGCTTAAGCTGGTCATAGGCTGCCGGACGCCATGTATCTGCAGTAATCACACCAGCCTTCAATCCCTTGTCCTTGAAGTACTTGGCCATTTTCGCTGTAGTGGTTGTTTTACCGCTCCCCTGCAACCCAACGAGCATTATCTTTGCCTTCTTCAGCGGGATGTCAAGTCCTTCGCCTATCCCGCGCATTAACTCTTCATATACTATCTTGATGATGTGCTCTCTTACATTGAAGGTTGGAAGAACATCCTCGCTCAAAGCCCTCTTCTTGATTGCATCGCTTATCTGCTTCACATGCCTGACATTGACATCGGCCCTGAGCAAAGCTCGCTGAATGTCCCTTACGATCTCTTCTACGAGATACTTGTCAATAGAGGATGAGCTTTTTATCTTTCTTACAACATCCTTTAATGCTTCTAATGCCATTGATCCGAGTTGGTTTAGGAGATTATAACCTTTTCCTTAAACAGTTTTGAATTGGATATACTGCACTGAGCTTTCCAGATCTCTCCTTAGCTTTCTAAATGTGGTTATATCATCCCTCAAGAACATATTTGCATTTGGACAGAGAATTTGCTCCCCGATTCTTCTGATTTGAACAATAGAATTTGTATGTGATGTTGTGCATTTCCGGGATGTTTTCTTATGCCAGATGGGGTTGAAAGAATCGATTACGAACTTTCAAGAAGCTGCTTTAACATCATCATTTAAAATAAGCAAGGATTGAATAATGGTTAAATAACACTTAAATTCAGTTTTGGACCAATGGTGATGGCATGAGATTGACTAAGCATCCGATTTTAGAGTTTAAACGAGGCAGGGAAGTTACGATATACTTCAATCAGAAACCGATAAAAGCTTATGAGGGAGAAACCGTAGCCTCAGCATTATATGCGAATGGCATAACAACCTTCAGCAGGTCTTTCAGGTTTCACAGGCCGAGGGGTTTCTTCTGTGCGATAGGAAAGTGTTCATCGTGCATGATGGAAGTCGATGGTGTTCCCAACATCAGGGTCTGCAAGGTCTATGTAAGGGATGGAATGATGATAAGAACCCAGAACTCCTTCCCTAACGCAGATAAAGATATTTTCGGGATGATCGACAGTATAATTGACAGATTCTACCCTCATGGCTCCCACTACAAGAAATTCAATCGGCCGAAAGCATTGCGGGATTTCGTTACAAAGCAGATCAGAAATTTTGCTGGAATAGGGAATCCACCAAAAGCCGTCTTCGATGAAAAAGGCAGGTATGAGGAGATCCACACGGATATTGCCATAATCGGCGGAGGTCCTGCTGGAATGAGTGCAGCCATATTCTCTGCAAGATTCGGAGCAAAGGTTACCCTGATGGATGAGAACCCATTTCTGGGGGGTCAGCTTGTAAAGCAAACCCACAGATTTTTTGGAAGCGGTAAGCACAGGGCTGGAACGAGAGGGATAAAGATTGCCGAGCTTCTCAGAAAGGAGGTGGAGGAGCTGGATATCGATGTCAGGTATGAGACCAAAGTATTCGGGATATACAATGGCATCATCGGGGCTGTTGAGAGGGACAAAAAGCTGTTAAAGATCGTGCCGAAAAAGATCGTAGTTGCGACAGGAGCTTACGAAAGAACCCTGATTTTTGAAAATAACGATTTGCCAGGAGTTTACGGTGCTGGAGGGGTCCAAACTCTCATGAACGTTTTTGGGGTCAAACCGGGGAACAGAGGACTTATCGTCGGCTCTGGGAATGTTGGACTGATCCTGAGTTACCAGCTTATGCAGGCGGGAGTAGAGGTTTCTGCTGTTGTGGAAGCTATGCCGAGGATTGGCGGTTACTTCGTTCATGCAGCGAAGATCAGGAGGCTGGGTGTGCCAATATACGTCAGCCACACAATAAAGCGGGCTATTGGAAAGAAAAAGGTTGAAGGGGCTGAGATAGTCAGGCTTGAGAACTGGCGTGAGGTTGAGGGTAGCGAGAAGAGGATAGATTGCGATTTCATATGCGTCGCAACAGGCCTGTCTCCAACCCATGAGCTGCTGTATCAGGCAGGATGCCAGATGAAATTCGTTCCGGAGCTTGGAGGTCTTGTGCCAGTGAGAAACAGATTTGGTGAGACTACTGTAAGCGGGCTGTATGTTGCCGGAGACGTAGCGGGGATCGAGGAGGCAACATCCGCGATGATGGAGGGCAGAATTGCTGGCCTGGATTGTGCCATAAAGCTGGGATATGGTGGAGATGAGGCAGTAAAGCTCAGGAATGAGATAGTGAGAGACCTCAAGGAGTTCAGAGAGGGGCCATTTGGTGAGAGAATTCTTGCGGGATTGAAGAAGGTGGAGGTTGAGGCATGAGCTTCATTCAGAGGGGTTACCTCGAGGAGGATGAGCTCCCACCCAAGCCTTCAGAGGAGAGATTGAAGAAGAGGAATGTGGCATACATAGAATGTCCTCAGGAGATACCGTGCTCCCCCTGCGTTGAATCGTGCAAGTACGATGCAATTGAGATGAAGAACATAAACGACACGCCGAAGGTTGATTACGAGAAGTGCACGGGGTGCATGAGGTGCATCAAAGTATGTCCGGGGCTTGCAATCTTCATGCTGAGGCTCAGGAATGGCAGGGGATATGTAACGATAGCCTATGAGTTCCTTCCGACTCCTAAGAAGGGAGATACAGTAACGCTGCTTAACCGGAGAGGTGAAGTTGTGGGTGAAGGAGTCGTTACATGGGTGCTGCCTCCTGAGAGAAATGAAAAAACCGCTTTAGTTACTGTAGAGGTTGATCCCGCTCTGATATATGAAGTCAGAGCGATAAAGGTTAATGTATAAAGGTGATCTTATGGTTAATCGCAGAATAGTTTGCAGATGTGAGGATATAACTGAAGAGGAGATCATACATGCTATTGAAGAAGGATTTGACAACATTGAATCTCTTAAGAGATATACTGGTGTTACCACAGGATCCTGCCAGGGAAAGGGCTGTTTAATGCATGTTTTGAGGATACTATCTCAGAAAACAGGAAAAAGTTTGGATGAGATTGGGATAACCACTCAGAGGCCTCCAGTAAATCCGGTTCCGCTTTACATTCTGATGGAGGGCGAGGAATGAAAGTAGGTGTTATTGGTGCAGGAGTAGCTGGACTGTTTTCAGCCTACTTCCTCGCAAAGAATGGGGCTGAGGTTACGGTATTCGAGAAGAGATACCCTCTGTATGGGGCATCAGGAAGGAACTCTGGAGGTATAACTCCGATGCTTGGTAGGAAGGAGCTTGTGAAGCTCGCCAAGAGGAGCATTGAGATATATGACAGGACTCAGTCAGAAGTCAGGTTCAACTTTCTCTTCAGAAAGGATGGCTATCTGAAGGTTGCGAAGACGGATGAGGATATGGATAAGCTTGAGAAAGAGGCGAGGATGCAGAAAGAGCTTGGCGTTAAGCTGAGGGAGATCGATGAATACGAGCTAAAAAGCCTCGTCGATGGATTTAACACGAAGTCTGTTGTGGGAGCGTTCTATGGAGAGGGAGGAGTAATATTTCCATGGCCTGTCATCTGGGGTCTTGAGAGGGGCTGTAAATCGCTGGGTGTGGAGATAATACCACAGAAAGAGGTATCAGTGGAGGTTAGCAACTCCAGGATATCTGTAAAGGCTGGAAATGGGGAAGAATATAAATTCGATTTTGTACTGAACTGCTCTGGAGCTTGGAGTGCCTCAGTCAACAGATCTCTTGGATTGAGATGTAACAGAATCGTTAAAGAAGAGATATGCGTGCTTGAAAGCCTTAAGCCATTCATCGATCCTTACATAATGAATGTCTCGGATGGTGTGTATCTCAGTCAGTCAGCGAGAGGAGAGGTTGTTGGGGGGATTATTGGCAGCGAGGTTGACAGCCCGAAAACATCATCTTCTCTAAGCTTTCTGACAAAGTATGCGAAGCTTGCGGTGGAAATGATTCCAAAGCTGAAAGGACTGTCTGTTTTGCGACAGTGGGCTGGAGTGTATGATTCCAGTGGTGATGGCCTGCCTGTGGTTGGAGAGGATAAAGTTGAAGGCATAATCCAGTTAAACGGTTTGGGTAGGCAGGGTATGTGCATAGCTCCAGCCCTTGGTGAGATTGTGGCTGATATAATTTTGAAAGGAAAGGAATATGAGAAATTCTCGCCAAAAAGGTTTGCTTAATTTTTTTAGATTTGTTTCTATTTCTGTCTCGATTCAGCAGCAATCTGATCCAGGCAACAATTTGATCCAGCAACGATCTCCGTAATCCGTTCCACGACTTTCGGGATAGCCGCTTTCACCTTTGGTGTGCAATCTCTGCCAAAGCTCTCCACATCCTCTACCTCAACTGCTATGATTCTGATGTCTCCGGGCATTTCCTCTCCAAACACTTCCATTCCAACTCTGAGTGTTGTTATCAGGTTCATTCCATGAGTGCCGGAGAATGGAATGAATGAGAACTCATCATGACTGAACTCATAGATCGTTCCCGGTTCGTTTCCGAGCCTTATCGCATCCACAATTATCGCGAGATCATAGCCGAGTATCTTGTCGAGAACATCAAAATCTCCCATGAAAAGGGCGAAAGTATCCGCATTGAGGTTTAACTTCTCAATTTCTTCGATAACTCTAATTCCAAGGGCGTCATCACAGAGGTTGGGATTTCCAATCCCGACTATAACGCATTTCATAAAAAATAAACAGAGATCAGAAGTTTCTGAGTCTTCTGTACAGCATCCCTTCGCTGTCGTAAACCTCGATTTCTATCGGCATCCTTCCGGGCAGTGTGTGGGTTGCACATGCAAGGCAGAGATCGTAGGGTCTGAATGCCATCTCGACGTAGTTGAGTATCTTCTCGTCAATCTCGCCATTCTTTACAAATTTCTTCGCAGCGTTTCTTATTGCAAGGTTGATTGCCGCGTTGTTGTGTGTTGTTGCAACTATGAGGTTCGCCTCTTCCACTATCCCCCTATCATCTGTTTTGTAGTGGTGTATCAGTGTTCCACGAGGAGCCTCCAGTATTCCAACACCCTCTCCTGTAACCTCACCAAGTTCAGCCCTCACATCCGAATTCGTTATGCTCTCATCCTGTGCGAGCTCGAGCACCCTTTCTGCAGCGTTCAGCAATTCAATCGCCCTTGCCCAGTGGAATGACAGTATGTAGTGGGCAGGTTTTTCGCCCAGAACCTCAAACATTTTCTCATAGTGTTCCTGTGCGAGAGGTGTGTTCATACCCTCTGAAACATTGAGCCTTGGGAGCGGGCCAACACTGTAAATGCTCGTTCCCTCTCCATCTCTGATATCGTTCCAGCCTAATTGCTTCAGGTATGGAAACTTCATGTAGCTCCATGGAATAACTCTTTCAGCAATGTACTCCAGATATTCCTTGCCCCTGAACCTCCCGATCTCGTTGCCCCTGGTATCGACTATCTTCTGCACACCATCATAGTAGTTGATCCTCTCGCTGTCATCAACGGTGCCCATGTAGTTCAGCACTGTGCGGTACAGGTCTCCTGTGACGAGTTCCATATACTTCTCGTTCTTGAGTATGACATCCTCAAAGATCTGAAGCGTGATCTGGCCGAGTTCAACGAGTTCTTTTGCAAGTTTTTCGATCTCCTGTCTCTCATTCTCCTCGATCTTCTTTGACCATCCTCCCGGCAGACCGGCTACCGGATGTATCGGCTTACCACCAAGGAGTTCGAATATCTTTACAGCACATTTTCTCTTTTTCAGTATCTCTTTTGCAATATCTACTCCAACTCTCCTTACGAGTCCGATGAGGTTCCTCTCTGCTGGATCAGCCTCTGGCCCAACAACAAAGTCTGGAAGACCGAGCGCATAGAGTATTACTGCGTGATCCTCAACATAGTGTGCATTCAGAAACAGCTCTCTTATCTTCTTTGCAGTCTCTGTTGGCTCCACACCATAAACTCCATCGCTTGCCTTGGTTGCTGCGGTATGGTGAACACCTCTGCAGACACCACATATTGTTGATACAGTCCTCGGAACCTCCTCAATTGGCAGTCCAGCAAGAAACTTTTCATAACCTCTGAACTCCACGGTCTGGAAATAAGCATCGGCGAAGTTTCCGTTCTCATCCATAATTATCGTAATCTTCCCGTGACCCTCAAGCCTCGTCATGGGATTTATCTCAACCTTCAATCTTCCACCTCCATCATTTCTTCCTATTTATCAGTGAGACTGGCAGTGAGTATCTGTAAAGGAACTTCCCGAGGCTCGGTATCTTTTCAAGCATCTCATCAACGGCCTCATCGGTCATAAGGGATGCCAGTGCCCCCACAGCTCTCGCACCGAAATCCTTTCCTGCGACCGGTCCACCACAACCTCTGCACGGAATGTTCACCTGTGGACATGAGCCACCACAGTCTCCCTGTGTTACTGGCCCCAGACACAGATAGCCCTGTTGTAGCAGGCATTCTTCATCTGGAGTTCCCTCTATCGTTCTTCTTACTTTCTCAATCGGCTTTCTGATTTCTCCTTTCTGAGCAGGATTTCTCCTGCATGAGTCACACACGGATTTGCCGCTGGTAATCCAGGAGCCTTTTGGTGGGAGTTCTCCCTTTATTATCGCCTCAACAGCTACCGCAACATGGTCATGGTGGGGTGGACAGCCACCTATGAAGTAGTCAACGTCCACAACCTGATGCAGGGCTTTAACTTCTCCATAGAACTCGGGCAGCGTTAATTTTGATCCGTTAACATCGTATTCAGTCTGTGGTAGAACTCCATCTGGATTGTCAGTGCTCCATGTGTTGATATAAGCGGTTTCAAGCAGCTCCTCCCTTTTATGGAAGTTCGCCAGACCGGGAACTCCACCCATCGCTGCACATGCTCCAAATGCCACAAGAACCTTAGTCTTCTGCCTGAGAATCTTTATCACATGCTCCTGTTCGCTCAACCTAACCGCTCCATCAACCAGAGCGACATCGATGGACTTATCCTCCAAGTTCTCAAGGTCTTTGTACTTCAGGTCAACCACGGTTGGAGTCCACCAGACTATCTCGATGTTCTCGAGAGCATCAATAAGCTTCTCAGATAAATCTACAAGGGCCATCTCACATCCAGCACAGCCAGCTGAAAGATATATGGCAAGCTTAATCTTGGACATTTTACCACCTCAACGGCCCGAGTTCCCTAATCTTTGCGTCAAATTCTCTCATAACCTCTGCAAACCTGAGCCCCTCAGAACCGCTTATCCACTCGAGCCGCACCCTTTCTGGCTCGATACCCATCTCCACAAGCATCTTCTGAATGAGCTTGAACCTTCTTGCAGCCTTGTAGTTTCCCTCTTTGTAGTGGCAGTCACCGGGATGACAGCCACCTATAAGCACACCATCTGCATTTCGCAGAGTCTCAATGATAAATTCGGGTTCCACTCTCCCGGAGCACGGCACTCTGATGATTTTGACAGTTGTTGGGTAGGGATACCTCAGGCTTCCTGCAAGGTCTGCAGCCTGATATGTACACCAGTTGCAGGCGATAACGATTATGTTTGGCTCCCACTCACCCATCACTCTTCACCCCTGATCTTCTTAATAACCTCTTCAGGACTCGTCACAGCCAGAC
This genomic window contains:
- a CDS encoding signal recognition particle protein Srp54 → MALEALKDVVRKIKSSSSIDKYLVEEIVRDIQRALLRADVNVRHVKQISDAIKKRALSEDVLPTFNVREHIIKIVYEELMRGIGEGLDIPLKKAKIMLVGLQGSGKTTTTAKMAKYFKDKGLKAGVITADTWRPAAYDQLKQLAEAYDIGFYGDKNEKDAVKIVRDGLEKMKDYDIIIIDTAGRHALEEGLINEMIEISRVANPDYKLLVLDAAIGQLASTQAKRFHDAIGIDGIVITKFDGTAKGGGALSAAREIGIPIAFLGTGEKVEDFEKFDPAGFVSRLLGMGDIKALLEKVERVVQQEDLDPEAFLKGNFTLKDVYKQIEAMRKMGPVSKIIEMLPLGGLGLKIDDDMMEATQEKMQKFKYIMDSMTEEEITNPAIIDSSRIRRIAIGSGTSPQDVKELLKYYKTMKSVMKKMKKGKFGKLPIKGFPKIF
- a CDS encoding NAD(P)/FAD-dependent oxidoreductase, with product MKVGVIGAGVAGLFSAYFLAKNGAEVTVFEKRYPLYGASGRNSGGITPMLGRKELVKLAKRSIEIYDRTQSEVRFNFLFRKDGYLKVAKTDEDMDKLEKEARMQKELGVKLREIDEYELKSLVDGFNTKSVVGAFYGEGGVIFPWPVIWGLERGCKSLGVEIIPQKEVSVEVSNSRISVKAGNGEEYKFDFVLNCSGAWSASVNRSLGLRCNRIVKEEICVLESLKPFIDPYIMNVSDGVYLSQSARGEVVGGIIGSEVDSPKTSSSLSFLTKYAKLAVEMIPKLKGLSVLRQWAGVYDSSGDGLPVVGEDKVEGIIQLNGLGRQGMCIAPALGEIVADIILKGKEYEKFSPKRFA
- a CDS encoding (2Fe-2S)-binding protein; this translates as MVNRRIVCRCEDITEEEIIHAIEEGFDNIESLKRYTGVTTGSCQGKGCLMHVLRILSQKTGKSLDEIGITTQRPPVNPVPLYILMEGEE
- a CDS encoding Ni/Fe hydrogenase subunit alpha; translation: MTRLEGHGKITIIMDENGNFADAYFQTVEFRGYEKFLAGLPIEEVPRTVSTICGVCRGVHHTAATKASDGVYGVEPTETAKKIRELFLNAHYVEDHAVILYALGLPDFVVGPEADPAERNLIGLVRRVGVDIAKEILKKRKCAVKIFELLGGKPIHPVAGLPGGWSKKIEENERQEIEKLAKELVELGQITLQIFEDVILKNEKYMELVTGDLYRTVLNYMGTVDDSERINYYDGVQKIVDTRGNEIGRFRGKEYLEYIAERVIPWSYMKFPYLKQLGWNDIRDGEGTSIYSVGPLPRLNVSEGMNTPLAQEHYEKMFEVLGEKPAHYILSFHWARAIELLNAAERVLELAQDESITNSDVRAELGEVTGEGVGILEAPRGTLIHHYKTDDRGIVEEANLIVATTHNNAAINLAIRNAAKKFVKNGEIDEKILNYVEMAFRPYDLCLACATHTLPGRMPIEIEVYDSEGMLYRRLRNF
- a CDS encoding FAD-dependent oxidoreductase, with the translated sequence MRLTKHPILEFKRGREVTIYFNQKPIKAYEGETVASALYANGITTFSRSFRFHRPRGFFCAIGKCSSCMMEVDGVPNIRVCKVYVRDGMMIRTQNSFPNADKDIFGMIDSIIDRFYPHGSHYKKFNRPKALRDFVTKQIRNFAGIGNPPKAVFDEKGRYEEIHTDIAIIGGGPAGMSAAIFSARFGAKVTLMDENPFLGGQLVKQTHRFFGSGKHRAGTRGIKIAELLRKEVEELDIDVRYETKVFGIYNGIIGAVERDKKLLKIVPKKIVVATGAYERTLIFENNDLPGVYGAGGVQTLMNVFGVKPGNRGLIVGSGNVGLILSYQLMQAGVEVSAVVEAMPRIGGYFVHAAKIRRLGVPIYVSHTIKRAIGKKKVEGAEIVRLENWREVEGSEKRIDCDFICVATGLSPTHELLYQAGCQMKFVPELGGLVPVRNRFGETTVSGLYVAGDVAGIEEATSAMMEGRIAGLDCAIKLGYGGDEAVKLRNEIVRDLKEFREGPFGERILAGLKKVEVEA
- a CDS encoding 4Fe-4S dicluster domain-containing protein gives rise to the protein MSFIQRGYLEEDELPPKPSEERLKKRNVAYIECPQEIPCSPCVESCKYDAIEMKNINDTPKVDYEKCTGCMRCIKVCPGLAIFMLRLRNGRGYVTIAYEFLPTPKKGDTVTLLNRRGEVVGEGVVTWVLPPERNEKTALVTVEVDPALIYEVRAIKVNV
- a CDS encoding NADH-quinone oxidoreductase subunit B family protein, whose translation is MSKIKLAIYLSAGCAGCEMALVDLSEKLIDALENIEIVWWTPTVVDLKYKDLENLEDKSIDVALVDGAVRLSEQEHVIKILRQKTKVLVAFGACAAMGGVPGLANFHKREELLETAYINTWSTDNPDGVLPQTEYDVNGSKLTLPEFYGEVKALHQVVDVDYFIGGCPPHHDHVAVAVEAIIKGELPPKGSWITSGKSVCDSCRRNPAQKGEIRKPIEKVRRTIEGTPDEECLLQQGYLCLGPVTQGDCGGSCPQVNIPCRGCGGPVAGKDFGARAVGALASLMTDEAVDEMLEKIPSLGKFLYRYSLPVSLINRKK
- a CDS encoding hydrogenase maturation protease; protein product: MKCVIVGIGNPNLCDDALGIRVIEEIEKLNLNADTFALFMGDFDVLDKILGYDLAIIVDAIRLGNEPGTIYEFSHDEFSFIPFSGTHGMNLITTLRVGMEVFGEEMPGDIRIIAVEVEDVESFGRDCTPKVKAAIPKVVERITEIVAGSNCCLDQIAAESRQK
- a CDS encoding hydrogenase iron-sulfur subunit is translated as MMGEWEPNIIVIACNWCTYQAADLAGSLRYPYPTTVKIIRVPCSGRVEPEFIIETLRNADGVLIGGCHPGDCHYKEGNYKAARRFKLIQKMLVEMGIEPERVRLEWISGSEGLRFAEVMREFDAKIRELGPLRW